DNA from Quercus lobata isolate SW786 chromosome 1, ValleyOak3.0 Primary Assembly, whole genome shotgun sequence:
GAAATGACAAAGAATTATTCAATCTTTGCCATTCTTCTTTATGCATTACCAATTgctaggacatatgtgatttaatgttaggaacatatgtcaaattaGAATTGGCTTATCCtatgacaaaacacactttactcgtaattggatagatctaggatgtgtttaatacttcaagaaacaaggtttcaagaataagtgttaaagtcatgcaagtctgtccaagaaacaagtgaagaagtgctggattttaaaactcaacaactaacttgacagctagtatctatcaaTGTTTAAAAACTGCTGAAGCTCGATGCTCGATAGCTATCTCGACaaataagctatctatcgaggtttatgaaaaacagattttcaacACTGATTTTCATCAAATCCGTGTCTatatgtttaggctttcttttctcacaaccctaaatatatataaggattattttaagggccataaAAGGTTGCacgagtgtgaagcaaagttgtgttcatggAAATTGTGAcaggagacagaatttgccctagttcaactttttcttgaagaagctgctgtgtttgtacaccgtaaggttttatgaccaaggagcttcacgatcttcatcgtgttgatgaactgaagaaatttgcagccaatatctttctcaagttggtgagtaagccgcgtactgggatccacgcatcgaattggttagtcacgtactgggagccgtgcattgacaatgagagattgtcactatagaataagtccaattggatattggggtaagggttcaactgtaggctggtataaggtactaggattcttttacttgtaaccgcttgttatgataatagtgaattctcaagagtggtgaccttaaaatcacccggtggggttttttgccatgtaggttttctccattcataaacaaatcaccgtgtcaatttaatttccactgcatttagttaatTACTGATTggtttgtgctatcacgcgtattgcatgctaattgaattaattaattgacttgggtaattaatttgTGAATtcatcacaagaggtcaatacattcttggcctatcaccaATGACCATTTGGTCATTGGTCATTCCCAACACAAGTGGACGTAGTCTTAGCATGTTGCATAATTAACAATTTCATAATAGGATATGACCCTTTAAACTCAATTATGAACAATGAACTTGACGGTTCATTTGCCAATGTAAGTACAggtaaaagattccaactacAAAGGGAAGTCCAAGAAGAAAATATCATGGTATTGAATGATTCATTCAGGTTATTAACTAAATAATCAAGCAAAATCCTATTGCTTGATCACTCATAAAAAAATCAGCACATGTAATCACAACAAAAAGattcccaaaacaaaacaaaaccctgAAATTTTCAAACTTTAACCTAGCAACATGATTCATAGGGACCATAATCAATATGGTATCTAACTAATCCATAGCTATTAGGGGATAGAAAGAAAAGGCGGAAAAGGCGGTACCATTCAAATACctaccaaaatcaaaacaaattacaaataaaatcataaatttcaaatgttacttaaatcaatttttgaaattcaaaaatccCTAGGTAGGAAAGAAACCTTACTTTTGACGAATAGCAATAGGATCTTCTAACTCCTCACCAACAAAGATCCCAATATCTTGTATTAGTATTAAAACCCTAACAAttcaatcaaaataatttttgaagaattttcttCTATTGAACATGAATTTCTCCAATGACAAAGTTTTTCTCAAGAGGTTtattagcttttcttttatgttttgatgtgttttaattGGTTTTTCAATAATGAACAGGTAGGTGAGTTActtttttgcaataaaattaCTTGCAGGCGGATAAAGTGATACTTTCTAATCACAAATGTGAAAAATACAACCACCTTAAACCACAAGTGGATTAAGTGAAATTAgccctaatttattttttcttatttcgtACCAAGACACTTGTCTTGGGTTGGAGGAACATGTAAAATTGTTTTAGAATGTTAAAGTAGAATAAAAAAGGCTCCATTAAGTTATTTTCATTAGCTTCTTTTACTACTAAATTTTATATgaaccttcatttttttttctttcctttttttgagaaacacatCCGAAAGTTTTATTTAGGGATGTGCTAAATTAGCACTTATAAAATCATCAATGCTTGATAGAACATACTTCATCCACACCATCATACTTGAGGAGAATTGAGCTCTCCTAACTAATGTGTTGGAAACTATATTACTACTTTTCTACTTACACGAGGGAAGTTACAGCCAATTTgtagtttgtgattttttattttagacaattcatatttaaacatgaaattcattttaaatCGTGAGATTTTAACTAGACATActtagaaaagaaacaaaataaattttaaaacttatacTTAaataagttagaaaaaaaaaaaaacaataaactagATTTATATTTGTATCTCACTTTTGAAGCCAACCATGAAGATTGGGAGGTAGCACCTTTGAGTAACTATTTTTAGTCAGTCATCATAACATGTAGGACTCATAAATATGCGGAGTCCCAAGTCCGCATATTGTAATAAAGTAGCTACAAACAAccatttcataaaataatttttcaaaaattgtagTCAATggataatttatgaaaaaaaaaaaaaagtgaatggTAACTAGTGACAAAgtcatttttaaaatgttggctaacatttatttattaagaaaaataaacacaaattttgccaCAATTTTAATGCCGCTCAATCGGACCGTCACAATTGTGACAAATTTTTGTGGTACAAAAGTTGTGTTTttagaataaatatataaatatatatatacacacacgtgTGTGAGGGAGGTTGGCTTTTGGGGTATAAGAGCACTCGCATGCAAAACAAGTGTCCACTGAGGTGCCAATACTTCACCCACCTGGCTGGAGTATTGCACACTATTACACCCACTTCTCAACTGTTGCTGTCAATATTTATATAGCCTTTGCTCCTTTTCCGCTCCTCCCAACAAATCAACAACCCAATGTCTCCGCCAATCTCCTCCTCCTCCGATGTCATTGATTTTGTGGTGCAAAAAGGGAACGGAGTAAAGGGTCTTGTAGATACAGGCCTAGAAACTGTTCCAGAGCCTTACATCCAACCTCTTGAAGAAAGACTAGACCCAACCAAATTCCAACCGGAGAATTCCATTCCCATCATCGATGTCTCAAACTGGGATGACCCAAAGGTTGTAGATTCAATCTGTGATGCTGCTAGCAAATGGGGTTTCTTCCAGATAGTCAATCATGGGGTGCCTTTGGAGGTTCTAGAAAACTTGAAGAACGCAGGTCATAGCTTCTTTCAGCTACCAtctgaagaaagaaagaagtatCTAAAAGAAAACTCTCCTTCTGAGGCTGTGTGCTTGTGTACAAGCTTTAGTCCTCAAGCAGAGAAGGTCCTGGAATGGAAAGATTTCCTTAGACTCTCTTGGGTTTCTGAGGATCAGGCTTCTGCTTTCTGGCCTCCTGTATGCCAGTAAGGCTCTTTGgcttttctttatttaactAACTTGATCAAGGCATAATTTAGTGAGTTACACATAATACACTAGCCTCTTATGCTCTTCTATTCTTTGAGgtagaaattaatttttacgtctattataaattagatttttttttaaacaaataaaaatgataaactttagagaGAAGCTATAATTGTAATTTCCTTTTTGAACGTGAaggtaaagggaaaaaattttaaattttaagagttttcttttttaattcaaaatgaaatttgttatttgacatttatgacctTATTTCCTAATGAAGTTACTCTTCATTAATAAAAGTACTTTTGAGCCACGTAAAAGTCCAATTAAAAGAGTTCAATTGAAAGAGGAAAATCATCTTATATATAGTACAAATGATGAGAAATTAAAAGAGTTCAATTGAAAGAGGAAAATCATCTTATATATAGTACAAATGATGAGAAATGAATATGGGATCCAtgattttgtaaataaaaatgttatgaattctCTACATTTTATGCTaagattttattgttttcattttttggtactatggttttaaaaaccgaaacAGTCAAAGGATCGAAAAATAGTCTAATTTCCCGTTAAACTGGATAGTCCAgtactttttaaattaaagcCATGATCGGTATACAAAATATCACTTTATTTAGAGTTTTAAATGACGTCAAAGTCTATACACTAGACAATACAAATTTTTTGTCCCACCTTGgatatttcactttatattatataaatcaaAATCTGCTATactgttttttgttctttttcttataaaataaccaaagtttAGAAAGGAAGAAATGAAACACATACTGAGACAAAAATATTATTCACTTTGAGATATGACTAGCATGAGAGTGGGAATAagattaattataaattgtcAGTAATTGAAATTCTccatgttaggttctaaagacttaggtatttatgtatttagaactctaatatgtattgttggcaaaccatgatcaaaacaatgtgtttaaaagtgttttagtcttgctcaaagttgtgtattttatgtaaagttggaatcgagctaatgcagaaaagattaatgcatttcggcctggctcgatcgatcgaagcttaggctcgatcaatcgaagctcgggtagaatgtttttttctgcagatttccaactcaaccctaattgtttaaaacgttttagagttttctaatttgtcctaagtataaaaggcaaatcctagccacgttttagtgttgctcatattgcggtttgtataaatctcttgtgagatctagaggagctttcctttacacaaacctagggttttcaaggaggagatattatctacaccttgatgatcaactcggttgctgccattgaagtttaaagaaaacacaagcgggtgtgcttgtatttggtggtgaatccaagaaaggagtccgtggattcggagcttgcacgtggtcgtgtcagtaagttctactggttggtagcaataagaactcGAGCGTGAaagcttgtaagtcttattgtatgaactttgattctttcaaaatagtggattcaagtttaccttgaggatagttaggtcaaatcctccctaggtttttaccggtttggtttcctgggtgattatatcttgtgttatttatttttccgctgctttgcatgatatgatctttatgattgtgataacctagatttgttaaattggactaagtaacaacttggctaattacctaggttaatccaattgtttttaagaggtctaaaatCTATCACTCCAAGATGGAAAAATCTATCAAAATCTATCATGTGCCTAGCGCATGAGATATCAGCTCTCCCAAGGTATaatttgggaacaatggcaacttgataatatttttaactattCTTTCCTCTCTCTGCACCCCTCTTTctatatcattttatatttggtcCCAAAATAAGGCCAACGGCTTGaattaaaaacctttttaaGTCATGGTTGTTAAAATCTTTGACGTTAATTAGCAAGAAGAAGGCAAATTTCTTCATATGTTTAACTTCAGTTATTGATAATTAATCTAAAATATAATCTGACCAAACTTAGTTAAAGGTTGTCAATGGTCCGAGATTGatcattataacaaaaaaaaatgagacttTATCTAATGTCTTAGACTCATTCAAACGAGTTGATTTTTGGCAAGCTATAAGATCTTTAGGATGACAATCTCAAGGGTTTGTCCAGTGGTTTGGTTTTCAGGTCTCGTATGATTCATGAAGTTCTAGCTTCAGGTCTTTTAGCCAACACTTATAAGACCGCCCCAAAAAATTGTCTTGTAGTTAATTGGTATTTATTGGAATAGAAAAAGCTCACTCATTGTGGATTAGTCAAAGAGTAATGATACTCACACCCTCCTTATTACATACTCACTATACATTATCACATGGactgaaatcgtgttttcaaaacatgattttggttAAAATTGTGGAATTGTGATATCTTGTTTTTAAACCATGTAGGGAAGAAGCGCTAGAATACATGAAAAAGGTTGAACTTGTGACCAAAAGGCTGCTAGAGGCGCTATTGAAGAGACTTGGTGTGAAAGAAATTGACAAGACAACAGAATACAAGTTAATGGCTTCACCAATTCTTAGCCTAAATTACTATCCCTGCTGTCCAAGCCCTGAGCTCACTGCTAGAGTAGGCCGCCACTTCGACATATCAACCATAACAATCCTTCTTCAAGATGATACTGGTTGACTTTACGTTCGAGGAACTAGTAAGGATAGCTAGATCCATGTCCCTCTAGTCAATGGAGCACTAGTCATCAACATTGGGGATGTACTACAAATAATGAGCAATGACAGGTACAAAAGCATTGAGCACAGGGCAATTGCAAACAGAAGCAAGAATAGAGTTTCAATCCCTTTTTTTGTGAACCCAGGATCTAATGCCACTATTGGACCTCTACCTGAAGTGTTAGCAAGTGGAGAGACACCAATATACAAGCATGTTGTCTTCTCAGATTACTTCAAGCATTTCTTCAGCAAGGGTCACGATGGAAATAACACTATTGAATTTGCCAAAATATGATACACCGACTTAATTTATATTGCATTTGAATAAATGTATTTGGAAATTCAGATAATAAATAGCATTTTAGTTGCTGTAAGTACTCTAGACTAGAGGATCTaaactatttattattattattttcttataattttttattgttgttgaacGTGCTATTGTTATGCTTTGTCATAATCTCCATTAATTTATGACTGACTGGTCACATTGTGTAGGATACTCAAACtgagttatataactcaatttccatcacccATAACCCAAATATCGTGGGACCCAAAAAACAGTGTTTGGCTTGGTTTTTGAGtgttgtttccatcactcaaaactcaaaaatttgagtttgggTGATGGAAACTAGGAACAAAatctttgtgttttcaaaagttGAAAACTAAGTTTCAGTGGCAATTTGGTAAATAGAGTGactttgtgggacccattttctATGCATTGTCAAATCAGTTTCAGTCCTTTGATATTACCGTTGCAAATCCTCATTTCAGTTCACGGGTGAACATAACTTGTTAAATATTCTAAAAGTCTGAACAGTGACTAAACCCCCATTTAAGAGTGAAGAATGTATATATTCATAGGCATAcaccaaaactcaaacaatCAACATACCCATCTGAATTTATCTAACCCAAATAGCATACATAACATTAAACCCAAActcaacaaaacccattgatTGCGTGAATATTGTTGTGGGAAATCGGGTTAAACATTATAGACCCAAAATTTCCTAATATTTTCATAGGCAAGTTAGAGTAAGTCTGTTCCTTAGGTTTATTCAAAATCAAGTCCAAACAAAGCAACAAAGACGAAGCCAAAGCCACATGAGAAATTACCTTATACAGTAGTTTGGCCGATGTTAGCAATAGCTATTCCACCCTAGATTTGTGCTCACTGGCCCTAGGTGACGATCTGAGTTCAGACGAGGGAGaaacaaggtaattgaattactctctctccctttactctactccccctccatttttaaacttccaaacaagccatAAGGTATGGGTATTTATGAGCAAGTATACATGTGgagtaggggtggcaaaataagcccaaacccatttgTCCACCCAAACCCGCCCATTCTAATTAAACCCAAACTtacccaattattagttgggttaaataagcatcaacccaattagacccaatAATTATTTGGTTTTAACTAAAAGCCCATTGaaccccatttaacccaaaaacaatatacccaaaatcaacccaactcttcccaccaaaaaaaaaaaaaaaaacccgaccTTAGAAGTTTCGGGGTTTCAAACTTTCAATCACGTTGGTCAGTTTCCACTTTCCCTGCTCATCTCCAGAActttccctcattttctcaGCCTCCAATCACGTTTTAGTTGGAAACCCAACAACTTCAGCAttgaaattttctcaaaactcaaacccccaaaattgaaatttactACTTCAACATGGAAAGTTCATTGCCGCTAATTCAAACCTCAATTTCTTCGCCCCCTAGCTTTTTGCGAATGACGAatctttttttgaattgtttagaGTGCTCAGCCTTTGATTTTGGGTACAGTGATTCAAAACATTGAATAGGACGATCTAatgcctctctttcttttccgAATCGAATAAAACTTACGTTGTTTTTTCTTGTGTTCTGTGTTTGGTTTTTCATTGGATACCATTGTGGATGACGAATACTTATGAAATAAACAGTTATCCTTGTTTGATATTTGGTGCTGATATTTCTTAAATTCTGACCTTACAAAAtcgcttttatttttatttatttatctttttgcattatgttttatttttcaaaaatagccAATGATGAAGATCTTTTTAATGTAGTTGATAATAAACTTGCTTATGTGTCGAAATTCATGAACTAGGTCGGTCTgaggcttttattatttttatttatttatggggtattttggtcattttcgaAGATTTTAGAATACTTTAATCATTTTCACTTTAGtgacattttggtaattttgataattgggtaattgggtgggttggggtttacccataataattgggttaggttggatttgggttaaaaacaattagttaaatgggttttaaatGGGTAAATGGGTTTTATATGCCCAATCCAATTATAcccaccccaaacccacccatttgccacccctaatatGGAGGGATCAACCATTATCCCTAAATATAGTGAGGTGGAAAACTATTATTCTTTAGAGCATCATAATATGGGGTTTATCCTTATAATTGAAGTCAGAGTGTGAGACAAACATTGCTGAAATGTCAACTGCAAATGAGGGATGAACCGGCCCCATTTCCCAGGGCTAAGAGTATTTCCTTTTGGCTTAGACACCTATGTTACACATGTAGGTGTCGAATGACAAATGAATGTCATATCTTGTAGTTAGCTTTCTTTCCTTAGGGAAAAAGTATACAACATACCAAATTAGGAGTCTCTGTTGACATATATGGTCCCTTCCGGCATCTTAATGGCCTTCGATCACATTTACACTTAGGTCCTACAAATTACTCGTCTTGTGACCACCAAACCACAAGCCCCCTTGAGAACCTCAAGCATGGCATACTAATCTATCATGACATGACTCATTCATCCATGTGTTGCCCTTCTAGTAAGGGCCAGGGACTAAATAGTTTCGCGTGTCAACAGAACCCATCAACAAAGGAGTGATTCCAACATGAAAAGCTAATTtttaaaagacaattttttaCTTCACAAATTTCTGTTAGATTTTTAATCTTTACCATTAGCTAAGACTTTGCTCCAATCCTGAACCccatttatttttgtgtgattGGACAGCAGGGGTTGTTGACATTTTACATTCAGCTGTTTGCTTCAACTGGATGACTCAATTCCAtctttaattgtataagaaattGTTTGAAATATGTATTTAAAAGCAAGGGAAATGAAGGACATCTATAAAGTGTTAGATGAAGTCAAAGCAGAGATGAAGAAACTAAAGACAAATTACCGATTTAAAACAGAACTTTCTGAGAGCTTAAAAAGAGCACACAATGAGCTGTTACACAAATATCAAGAAGCTAAGAAGCAGATTGAGaagcaagctcaaaaattaaatgCCAAGTCTGAGGAGATATCTGAAGCAAGGAAAATTCATGAAGACTTCACATCTATTTCGCATCAAAAAGAATTTTCTCATAGGCATTCGAGTTCTGTGAATGAAAAACTCTGAGCTGATTGTGGGCAGAAATGGCAACAGTTGGAAGGAGATATTAGAGAGTGGGTGTTGGCTTTAAATGAAGTGATGGCTAGAAACAAAGAATTGGAGCTCAATGTTTGTGAAAGGCATAAGGAGATTGAGGGCCTTAAAAGACTCTTGCTGGTTTCAGAGAGAAAGTGTTTTGAAGCAAAACAAAAGGCTCAAAAAGCCATTGAACGAAGGCAGAGAGATGATATGATACTACATTGGACAAGACAAATGGAGATGTTCAAAATCAGTTGAAATGGAAGAGTGAGAAGTTTAAACATCTTGAAGAAGCTTATAAAGGGTTCCAAGACCAGTTCCTGTTGAGCAAGGAAGAGTGGGAGAAGGGGAAATCAGCATTGCTAGAAGATATCTCATCATTGCAGACAAGCTTAGATTCTCGAACTAGAATCTTGGAAGGTCTTCAAACTCGTTTAGAGATGTGCAAccaagtatttgaattcaagTCAAGTTTTGATGATGTCTTCACCCAGTGTGAAGAAGAGAAGTCAAAGATCCAATGCCTGACTATTTAGAGGGATGAAGAGATTGCATTGCTAATAAATtcatttgaaagaaaagaaat
Protein-coding regions in this window:
- the LOC115981013 gene encoding feruloyl CoA ortho-hydroxylase F6H1-2-like, producing MSPPISSSSDVIDFVVQKGNGVKGLVDTGLETVPEPYIQPLEERLDPTKFQPENSIPIIDVSNWDDPKVVDSICDAASKWGFFQIVNHGVPLEVLENLKNAGHSFFQLPSEERKKYLKENSPSEAVCLCTSFSPQAEKVLEWKDFLRLSWVSEDQASAFWPPVCQEEALEYMKKVELVTKRLLEALLKRLGVKEIDKTTEYKLMASPILSLNYYPCCPSPELTARVGRHFDISTITILLQDDTG